A stretch of Acidobacteriota bacterium DNA encodes these proteins:
- a CDS encoding HNH endonuclease: MSASESALREVFDKTGGVCHLCGDKLSFEKRGRGGKAKGVYDVPSGFWEVDHVHQRSRGGNAGFSNALPACTACNRMRWHRSGGYTRQTLLLGLAARERIRRGSDLGDRLLKDAKQRWPLVSKWPRLGERTKKRAR, translated from the coding sequence ATGAGTGCAAGTGAGTCAGCGCTTCGTGAGGTCTTTGACAAGACCGGAGGGGTATGCCATTTGTGCGGTGACAAGTTGAGCTTCGAAAAGCGCGGCCGTGGCGGCAAAGCTAAGGGTGTTTATGATGTGCCGAGCGGATTTTGGGAAGTTGATCACGTGCATCAGAGAAGCCGCGGTGGTAATGCGGGCTTCAGCAACGCTCTGCCGGCCTGCACCGCCTGCAACCGGATGCGCTGGCATCGGTCCGGCGGCTATACGCGACAAACGCTTCTTTTGGGCCTTGCGGCCCGCGAGCGAATTCGGCGCGGTAGTGATCTTGGCGACCGGCTGCTGAAGGACGCCAAGCAGCGCTGGCCTCTTGTCTCCAAGTGGCCGCGGCTCGGCGAACGAACGAAGAAGCGCGCACGGTAG
- a CDS encoding PD-(D/E)XK nuclease family protein yields MTSVPSSDVELQALKHLKNWGGLERLDAILKALRRQPNFFVVAPRVLRVEGVHSDILAWLLDPQGWHRLGDGFARRFLSEVLAGCGVTVSESLRVDEVHREFSTGRGPIDVLVLGRSGDVDLVVGIENKIDSPEGDDQLVRYAEGLTARFPRCRVVLAFLSPTGQHPEAKPCCPLTPVSYSRVATHITAAIDASSESTSETGMSLARHYAAALRSHIMPESNPEIDEICRQLYEEHQEAWRAIRRRLPSKRDESHACVGARVAEHLETLYEGEWQFVVRRDRYACVFRPDWLSLGSYETGEISGLRQDQDSPRILPRVHFRLVVDTGESDAEENCHYRVRLKVDTLKNPSLGKSLVGALQTIASIGTKMPKRRQFTLSLKSTSQLPAIGDDPEDVPDSVVDWFAAHTAELVPVLDSVLNGKK; encoded by the coding sequence ATGACATCCGTTCCTTCATCCGATGTTGAACTCCAGGCGCTGAAGCACCTGAAGAACTGGGGTGGGCTAGAGCGTCTTGACGCGATACTCAAGGCTCTCAGGAGGCAACCGAACTTTTTCGTGGTCGCTCCACGGGTCCTTCGGGTCGAGGGAGTCCATAGCGACATCCTCGCATGGCTGTTGGACCCTCAAGGCTGGCATCGACTTGGTGACGGATTTGCCCGCCGGTTTCTTTCCGAAGTGCTGGCGGGCTGTGGGGTGACGGTTTCGGAGTCTCTGAGAGTCGATGAGGTCCACCGGGAGTTCAGCACAGGCAGGGGGCCAATTGACGTTTTGGTCCTTGGGCGATCCGGCGATGTCGATCTCGTTGTCGGTATCGAGAACAAGATCGACTCACCCGAAGGCGACGATCAGTTGGTTCGATACGCCGAAGGCCTGACGGCCCGTTTTCCGCGGTGCCGAGTTGTTCTGGCTTTTCTGTCGCCCACCGGGCAGCACCCCGAAGCAAAGCCGTGCTGTCCGCTCACGCCCGTGTCATATAGCCGTGTGGCCACTCATATCACCGCAGCCATCGATGCTTCGTCGGAATCTACTAGCGAGACCGGAATGTCGCTGGCCCGGCACTACGCCGCAGCTTTGAGGAGCCACATCATGCCAGAATCAAATCCCGAAATAGACGAAATTTGCCGGCAACTGTACGAGGAGCATCAGGAGGCGTGGCGGGCGATCAGGCGCCGCCTCCCCTCGAAACGTGACGAGTCCCACGCCTGCGTCGGCGCCAGAGTAGCTGAGCATCTCGAAACCCTATATGAAGGAGAATGGCAGTTCGTTGTTCGTCGCGACAGGTATGCCTGCGTGTTTCGACCGGATTGGCTCAGTCTGGGCTCCTACGAAACAGGCGAGATTAGCGGCTTGCGCCAAGACCAGGACTCGCCCCGCATCCTGCCTCGCGTTCACTTCCGTCTCGTGGTCGACACGGGAGAATCAGACGCGGAGGAAAATTGTCACTACCGGGTGCGCCTGAAGGTTGACACGTTGAAGAATCCGTCACTCGGGAAGAGCCTTGTAGGCGCCCTGCAGACGATCGCCTCGATTGGGACCAAAATGCCCAAGAGACGACAGTTTACGTTGTCGCTGAAATCAACTTCGCAGTTGCCAGCTATCGGTGACGATCCAGAGGATGTGCCAGACAGCGTGGTTGACTGGTTCGCCGCGCACACCGCGGAGTTGGTCCCGGTGTTGGATTCCGTGCTTAACGGCAAGAAGTGA
- a CDS encoding DEAD/DEAH box helicase family protein: protein MDKKTLTETDIRTKFITPAIVGATGEKWNLLTQVREEVYFTRGRVIVRGKTVKRGEAKKVDYILSYKPNLPLAIVEAKDNSHSVGSGMQQALAYAEFLDVPFVYSSNGDAFLEHDRTVTEGVATREIPLDEFPSAEELWTKYRAAKRYTTVQESVATQDYYDDGSQKTPRNYQLVAINRTVDAIAKGQDRILLVMATGTGKTYTAFQIIWRLWKAGAKKRILFLVDRNILADQTKTNDFKPFGQAMTKITNRTVDKAFEIYLCLYQAVTGTEEDQNIYKQFSADFFDLIVVDECHRGSAADDAAWRQVLEYFSSATQIGLTATPKETKEISNIEYFGDPIYTYSLRQGISDGFLAPYKVVRIGLDKDLDGWRPEAGQVDKYGHEIEDREYNDTDYDRNLILERRTAVVASKITEFLKATDRFAKTIVFCENVDHAERMRQALVNANPDLAAANSKYVMRITGDNDEGKAQLDNFIDPESVYPVIATTSRLMSTGVDAQTCHLIVLDRRIASMTEFKQIIGRGTRINEDYNKFYFTIMDFRRATALFADPDFDGDPVQIYDRDQGESPVPPDDYPPLEPETPVARDGPPGDESDEEGVRRPMKYFVNDVEVSVATERVQYLDAHGKLITESLKDYSRKTVRLAYASLDAFLTVWNEADKKQAILDELATRGVFLEELAEQVGRDYDAFDLVCHIAFDQPPLTRKERADQVKKRDVFAKYGPQARAVLEALLQKYSDSGIGSVESLEILKVDPLTEFGTPIEIVRLFGGKPSYVAAIRELEDALYQIAA, encoded by the coding sequence ATGGACAAGAAGACCCTGACCGAAACGGACATCCGGACCAAGTTCATCACTCCCGCCATTGTCGGCGCGACTGGCGAGAAGTGGAACCTGTTAACGCAGGTCCGTGAGGAGGTCTACTTCACGCGCGGTCGGGTGATCGTTCGCGGCAAGACGGTCAAGCGGGGGGAAGCCAAGAAGGTCGATTACATCCTGTCCTACAAGCCGAACCTGCCGCTGGCGATCGTCGAGGCGAAAGACAACAGCCATTCAGTGGGGTCGGGAATGCAGCAGGCGTTGGCCTACGCGGAGTTCTTAGACGTTCCCTTCGTGTACAGCTCGAACGGCGATGCCTTCCTCGAACACGACCGCACAGTGACGGAGGGCGTGGCTACTCGGGAGATTCCGCTCGATGAGTTCCCGTCCGCTGAGGAACTGTGGACCAAGTACCGCGCAGCCAAGAGATACACGACTGTTCAGGAGTCGGTCGCGACTCAGGATTACTACGACGACGGCTCACAGAAGACGCCCCGGAACTACCAGCTCGTCGCCATCAACCGGACAGTGGACGCCATCGCGAAGGGGCAGGATCGCATTCTGCTGGTGATGGCTACGGGCACAGGCAAGACCTACACGGCCTTCCAGATCATCTGGCGGTTGTGGAAGGCCGGGGCCAAGAAGAGGATTCTGTTTCTGGTTGATCGGAACATCCTGGCCGACCAAACGAAGACGAATGATTTCAAGCCGTTCGGCCAGGCGATGACTAAGATCACGAATCGCACGGTCGACAAGGCGTTTGAGATCTACCTCTGCCTTTACCAGGCGGTGACCGGAACTGAGGAAGACCAGAACATCTACAAGCAGTTTTCGGCAGATTTCTTCGACTTGATTGTGGTGGATGAGTGCCACCGTGGTAGCGCGGCTGATGACGCGGCGTGGCGACAGGTCCTGGAGTACTTCTCTTCCGCAACGCAGATCGGTCTAACGGCGACGCCGAAGGAGACGAAGGAGATTTCGAACATCGAGTATTTCGGAGATCCGATCTACACGTACTCCCTGAGGCAAGGAATCTCCGACGGCTTCCTTGCTCCGTACAAGGTCGTTCGAATTGGCCTCGACAAAGACTTAGACGGGTGGCGTCCCGAAGCCGGACAGGTCGACAAGTACGGACATGAGATCGAAGACCGTGAGTACAACGACACTGACTACGATCGGAACTTGATCCTGGAGAGGCGAACGGCTGTTGTCGCGTCGAAGATAACGGAGTTCCTAAAGGCGACCGACCGGTTTGCCAAGACAATCGTCTTCTGCGAAAACGTCGACCACGCGGAGCGTATGCGTCAGGCTTTGGTGAATGCCAATCCTGATCTGGCGGCCGCCAACAGCAAGTACGTCATGCGTATCACAGGCGACAATGACGAGGGCAAGGCTCAACTGGACAATTTCATAGACCCGGAGTCGGTGTACCCGGTCATCGCGACGACCTCCCGGCTCATGTCGACGGGGGTTGACGCTCAAACGTGCCACTTGATCGTGCTGGACCGGCGCATTGCGTCCATGACCGAATTCAAGCAGATCATCGGCCGGGGTACACGAATCAACGAGGACTACAACAAGTTCTACTTCACGATTATGGATTTCCGTCGGGCGACGGCGCTGTTTGCGGATCCCGACTTCGATGGGGACCCGGTACAGATTTACGATCGGGACCAAGGCGAAAGCCCGGTTCCGCCAGATGACTATCCGCCCCTTGAGCCTGAGACGCCGGTCGCCAGGGATGGGCCACCTGGCGACGAATCCGATGAAGAGGGTGTCAGGCGCCCCATGAAGTATTTCGTCAACGACGTGGAGGTAAGCGTCGCGACCGAGCGCGTCCAATATCTGGACGCGCATGGGAAGCTCATTACAGAGTCGCTCAAGGACTACTCACGCAAGACGGTCCGACTGGCCTACGCTTCCCTCGATGCCTTTCTCACCGTGTGGAATGAGGCTGACAAGAAGCAGGCCATTCTCGATGAATTGGCGACAAGGGGAGTCTTCCTTGAAGAATTGGCCGAACAGGTGGGCCGCGACTACGACGCCTTTGACCTGGTGTGCCATATCGCCTTCGATCAACCCCCGCTGACCCGGAAAGAACGCGCTGACCAAGTCAAGAAGCGGGACGTCTTCGCCAAGTACGGTCCTCAAGCGAGGGCGGTGCTAGAAGCTCTGCTTCAGAAATACTCCGACAGCGGGATTGGTAGTGTTGAATCTCTCGAGATTCTCAAGGTTGACCCGCTGACAGAATTTGGCACGCCAATCGAAATCGTCCGCCTCTTCGGTGGAAAGCCCTCGTACGTAGCGGCGATTCGAGAACTTGAAGACGCCCTGTATCAGATTGCAGCCTGA
- a CDS encoding restriction endonuclease subunit S, whose translation MRRETFFEKFDQFADAPDAVAKMRELILQLAVQGRLVGPADNDEPVEDSLRRMWADKSGNRAEITDAEKAQPFELPAHWRWVVLAEVAEFSIGKTPPRGDSSYWYPEDHSWVSIADMKHYGTITETKEKVSTLAAQEVFRQRFAEPGSILMSFKLTIGKVARAGIRCFHNEAIISMQPPEPELLDYLFRFLPIFAALQTSNNAIKGNTLNKGLLTSLPIAFPPLAEQKRIVAKVDELMALCDRLEAQQQERETRHAALARASLARFADAPTPANLNFIFHKSYAIPPADLRKSILALAVQGKLVPQDPNDESAESLLANVNQERLAAVKAKRISPMKLLPPVEDDEVAYVVRPGWALARLIELVLEIQTGPFGSSLHQSDYQVGGTPVINPASLKDGKIVPIEEMAIGPDTLKRLAVFRLNEGDIVMARRGEMGRCAIVTKTEDGWLCGTGSLVLRMPAGLYAPFLALLIGAPEARAYLGGASVGATMQNLNQGILAKMALGVPPLAEQRRIVAKVEQLMALVGELETQLVASSATGANLLAAVVGELTSKD comes from the coding sequence ATGAGGCGGGAAACCTTCTTTGAAAAGTTCGACCAGTTTGCCGACGCGCCCGACGCGGTTGCGAAGATGCGCGAGTTGATTCTTCAACTCGCCGTTCAAGGAAGGCTCGTCGGTCCCGCCGACAACGATGAACCAGTGGAAGACTCTCTGAGGCGAATGTGGGCGGACAAGAGTGGGAACCGTGCTGAGATCACCGATGCGGAAAAGGCACAGCCGTTCGAGTTGCCTGCCCACTGGCGTTGGGTGGTATTGGCCGAGGTCGCCGAGTTCTCGATTGGGAAGACGCCGCCGCGGGGCGATTCGAGTTACTGGTATCCGGAGGACCACAGCTGGGTGTCCATCGCGGACATGAAGCACTACGGCACCATCACTGAAACGAAAGAGAAAGTGTCAACGTTGGCCGCTCAGGAAGTCTTCCGCCAGCGCTTCGCGGAGCCTGGAAGTATCTTGATGAGTTTCAAGCTGACGATCGGCAAGGTAGCGCGCGCAGGGATTCGTTGTTTCCACAACGAGGCGATCATTTCCATGCAGCCGCCGGAGCCCGAGTTGCTCGATTATCTGTTTCGGTTCCTCCCAATCTTCGCCGCGCTCCAGACGAGCAACAACGCGATCAAAGGCAACACCTTGAACAAGGGCTTGCTGACGTCGCTCCCAATCGCCTTCCCACCTCTCGCCGAACAGAAGCGGATCGTGGCGAAGGTGGATGAGTTGATGGCGTTGTGTGATCGGCTGGAGGCGCAGCAGCAGGAACGGGAGACGCGGCACGCCGCGCTAGCCCGAGCGTCGCTGGCCCGCTTCGCCGATGCACCCACTCCGGCCAACCTCAATTTCATCTTCCACAAGTCCTACGCCATCCCCCCCGCCGACCTCCGCAAATCCATCCTTGCTCTCGCCGTCCAAGGCAAACTCGTCCCCCAAGACCCCAACGACGAATCGGCGGAGAGTTTGCTTGCAAACGTTAATCAGGAGAGGCTCGCTGCCGTCAAGGCAAAGCGCATCAGTCCGATGAAGCTATTGCCGCCGGTCGAGGACGACGAAGTTGCCTACGTCGTTCGCCCTGGATGGGCGCTGGCGCGTCTGATTGAATTGGTGCTGGAGATTCAGACCGGCCCGTTTGGAAGTTCGTTGCACCAGAGTGACTATCAAGTCGGTGGGACGCCGGTCATCAATCCTGCTTCACTGAAGGACGGAAAGATCGTGCCGATTGAAGAAATGGCGATAGGCCCAGACACCCTCAAGCGTCTCGCCGTTTTTCGACTGAACGAGGGCGACATAGTGATGGCGAGACGAGGTGAAATGGGTCGCTGCGCTATCGTCACCAAGACTGAAGATGGTTGGCTGTGCGGTACCGGAAGTTTGGTGCTCCGGATGCCTGCGGGACTGTATGCGCCGTTTCTGGCCCTGCTTATCGGAGCACCAGAGGCACGGGCGTATCTCGGTGGCGCATCCGTCGGGGCGACGATGCAGAACCTCAATCAGGGAATCCTCGCCAAGATGGCGTTGGGAGTCCCACCCCTCGCCGAACAGCGCCGGATCGTCGCCAAAGTGGAGCAGCTGATGGCCTTGGTAGGCGAGTTGGAAACCCAGCTCGTCGCCTCCAGCGCTACTGGCGCGAACCTCCTCGCCGCCGTCGTCGGGGAACTCACGAGCAAGGATTGA
- a CDS encoding SIR2 family protein — protein sequence MPPSQPSFDHEATLDELAGVGKNRRFDEVIDDVESEEIQVICKRGDEEMSLAKPSRAFYFGDRNLYDQEAKRFDQEEKARILNTDQFSRNLVRFDELKRSCQRGFVIPFVGAGMSKSAGCPEWKEYLLQLCGEACLDAAAMRVRLEESGDYEGVMNDVVAALGENRFNLDFERDFKTPEEIGGAVSLLPTLFDNSAVTTNFDRVLEDAYRFGGKAFVEKVTGRGQPAAFFRAIPAGERYLLKLHGNLDSPAERVLNRAEYDLAYGNDGNIHFDQPLPKLLRRLFTSYSFLFLGCSLSADRTVQTFMKVGQQEGQESLPHHYALQCCPADSEKRQVLEQRLADAHISPIWYPDGAHEHVEQILRLLLD from the coding sequence ATGCCGCCTTCCCAACCCTCCTTTGACCACGAAGCGACCCTCGATGAACTCGCTGGCGTTGGCAAGAACCGTCGCTTCGACGAAGTGATTGACGACGTGGAGTCCGAGGAAATCCAGGTCATTTGCAAGCGCGGCGACGAAGAAATGTCGCTCGCTAAACCCAGCCGGGCCTTCTATTTTGGCGACCGCAATCTGTACGATCAGGAAGCCAAGCGCTTTGACCAGGAGGAGAAAGCCCGCATCCTGAACACTGACCAATTCTCGCGTAATTTGGTCCGGTTCGACGAACTGAAGCGATCTTGCCAGCGTGGCTTTGTCATTCCCTTCGTCGGTGCCGGCATGTCCAAGAGCGCGGGGTGCCCGGAGTGGAAAGAATACCTGCTTCAACTGTGCGGCGAGGCTTGCCTCGATGCGGCTGCGATGCGAGTGCGCCTTGAAGAGAGTGGCGACTACGAAGGTGTCATGAACGACGTTGTGGCGGCTCTTGGGGAAAATCGCTTCAATCTCGATTTCGAGCGCGACTTCAAGACTCCAGAGGAGATCGGCGGTGCTGTGAGCCTGCTGCCCACCCTCTTTGATAACTCTGCTGTGACGACGAACTTTGATCGGGTGCTCGAAGACGCCTATCGGTTCGGAGGAAAGGCATTCGTCGAGAAGGTGACCGGACGAGGGCAGCCGGCTGCATTCTTTCGCGCGATCCCGGCCGGTGAGCGCTACCTCCTGAAGCTACATGGCAACCTCGATAGTCCCGCGGAACGCGTGCTGAATAGGGCGGAGTACGACCTCGCCTACGGCAACGATGGGAATATCCATTTCGACCAGCCACTCCCGAAGTTACTCAGGCGTCTGTTCACGAGTTACAGCTTCCTGTTTCTGGGTTGCAGTCTCTCGGCTGACCGGACAGTCCAGACGTTCATGAAGGTTGGACAGCAAGAGGGCCAGGAGAGTCTGCCGCACCACTATGCATTGCAGTGCTGCCCGGCGGATTCAGAGAAGCGGCAGGTCCTGGAACAGCGCCTGGCTGATGCCCACATTTCGCCAATTTGGTATCCAGATGGGGCACACGAGCACGTGGAGCAAATTCTCCGCCTCCTTCTGGACTAG
- a CDS encoding AAA family ATPase encodes MAAAKTAQLEETWDAFLAEWPIARLRRMTLQEYTAVGEGRTFTAWMERRLDKLGSIWGGSSFKFGIFSRKDKTPKTGGGGDSYTDDYGWYTKYGASPETAFKKIRSIVVSVAEASARGDYAAIDAADLGESYKWKIAFHYQDRAQPGVVAVFKRAILKAWLKGRVGTIPAETSALHRAILSFRGDRDLMELSTEVWEQVAGVESDDPTVSSDSGGDHDQPLNLILFGPPGTGKTYLTSELAVRICDGVVPESREALTARYRELKNLRRIRFVTFHPSFSYEEFVEGIRPSTENGQVTYSVRPGVLKQVVAEARKLFEGKDLSSVSVDVKSKKLYKMSLGDSTKRENDWVYLDCLENDYICHGFGDGIDFSNCADLKAIRRQYKAARPDGKDDDFAITAVNRFKHEVKTGDLVLVSDGNTHFRAIAQVTGPYAYLAREEGYEHRRAVKWLWTSADRVPITAVSTKRLSQMTIYLIDQAAVKWAALQELVTPSREGGKAPNCVLIIDEINRANLAKTFGELITLLEPSKRLGESDEHETELPYSGEWLGVPPNLYVIGTMNSADRSIALMDTALRRRFNFREMTPRLDLLRKDVEGIDLQMLLEAMNIRIEDLFDRDHVIGHSYLMEVDTFDELVIRFQSQIIPLLQEYFFEDWQRIQRVFNDIGAPADLQIVQVFQASKNSGTTQEKGRRFRVNPVISPAAIQKIYS; translated from the coding sequence ATGGCCGCAGCAAAAACCGCGCAGCTTGAAGAAACGTGGGATGCATTCTTGGCCGAATGGCCGATTGCGCGCCTGCGCAGGATGACCCTTCAGGAATATACGGCGGTGGGAGAGGGTCGCACGTTCACCGCCTGGATGGAGCGGCGGCTAGACAAGTTGGGGAGCATTTGGGGCGGGTCATCCTTCAAGTTTGGGATTTTTTCTCGCAAGGATAAGACGCCAAAGACCGGCGGCGGTGGTGATTCCTACACCGACGACTATGGGTGGTACACGAAGTACGGAGCGTCGCCAGAAACTGCGTTCAAGAAGATACGATCAATCGTCGTCAGCGTCGCCGAAGCTTCAGCTCGGGGCGACTACGCTGCGATTGATGCGGCAGACCTCGGAGAGAGTTACAAGTGGAAGATAGCGTTTCACTATCAAGATCGGGCGCAACCGGGTGTGGTCGCCGTGTTCAAACGGGCAATACTGAAGGCCTGGCTCAAGGGAAGAGTCGGGACGATCCCGGCGGAAACCTCGGCGCTGCATCGAGCGATTCTGTCGTTCCGCGGCGATCGAGACCTCATGGAGCTCTCTACCGAGGTCTGGGAGCAGGTCGCTGGCGTGGAATCCGACGATCCAACAGTGTCTTCAGACTCTGGGGGCGACCACGATCAGCCGCTGAATCTCATTCTGTTTGGCCCGCCAGGCACGGGGAAGACTTACCTGACGTCGGAGTTGGCTGTCAGAATCTGCGACGGGGTGGTTCCTGAAAGCCGGGAGGCTCTTACAGCCCGATACCGCGAGCTCAAGAATCTCCGCCGTATTCGATTTGTCACCTTCCACCCTTCGTTCAGCTACGAAGAGTTCGTTGAGGGCATCCGGCCGTCAACGGAAAATGGCCAAGTTACGTACTCGGTTCGGCCCGGAGTCCTCAAGCAGGTTGTTGCCGAGGCTCGCAAGCTTTTCGAAGGCAAGGATCTGTCGAGCGTATCCGTGGATGTGAAGAGCAAGAAGCTCTACAAGATGTCCCTTGGCGACTCCACAAAAAGAGAAAACGATTGGGTCTACCTGGACTGCCTGGAGAACGACTACATCTGCCACGGGTTCGGAGACGGTATCGATTTCTCGAATTGCGCCGACCTGAAAGCGATTCGCCGGCAATACAAGGCCGCGAGGCCCGACGGCAAGGACGACGACTTTGCCATCACTGCGGTGAATCGCTTCAAACACGAGGTCAAGACAGGTGACTTGGTACTCGTGTCGGATGGGAATACTCACTTCCGAGCCATCGCTCAGGTTACAGGGCCGTACGCCTATTTGGCACGCGAGGAGGGATATGAGCATCGTCGGGCCGTGAAGTGGCTCTGGACGTCTGCTGACCGCGTGCCCATAACGGCCGTATCCACGAAGCGTTTGTCGCAGATGACGATCTACCTGATTGACCAGGCGGCCGTGAAGTGGGCCGCGCTCCAGGAGTTAGTGACTCCAAGCCGAGAAGGCGGCAAGGCGCCCAATTGCGTGTTGATTATCGACGAAATCAACCGGGCGAACCTGGCCAAGACGTTTGGGGAACTTATCACGTTGCTGGAGCCGAGCAAACGACTAGGGGAGTCGGACGAGCATGAGACCGAGTTGCCGTACAGCGGCGAGTGGCTGGGCGTGCCACCGAACCTCTATGTAATTGGAACAATGAATTCCGCCGACCGGTCTATCGCGCTCATGGACACCGCGCTCCGACGCCGGTTCAACTTCAGAGAGATGACACCTCGACTCGACTTACTGAGGAAGGACGTCGAGGGCATTGATCTGCAAATGCTCTTGGAGGCGATGAACATCCGAATCGAAGATCTCTTTGACCGTGATCACGTCATCGGCCATTCCTATCTAATGGAAGTCGATACATTCGACGAGCTGGTGATTCGTTTTCAGAGCCAGATTATTCCACTGCTTCAGGAATACTTCTTTGAGGACTGGCAGCGCATCCAGCGCGTATTTAATGACATTGGAGCCCCGGCGGACTTGCAGATCGTTCAGGTGTTCCAGGCGTCCAAGAACTCCGGCACGACTCAGGAGAAGGGACGTCGGTTCAGGGTCAACCCGGTCATCTCGCCGGCAGCGATCCAGAAGATCTATTCGTGA
- a CDS encoding alpha/beta hydrolase — protein MDESIRHLFDNRPIHVVQTLSGTYGVSATAWLSSQTRNGLETVLVEARLPPDLEVERTIEPPFGSTLIARHFVQGPADSRYTVRTELSQDGINVPYQFSEVGILGAKEEAEHFSKIVGDDAPVRWKMEVSNISGRIPHELPRGGERLQAEKGRSHVQREIRDYTVWFGTNRTPILRAGTVVDFGTNRSDVVRLGTCRVSIPKSHQLGSIGSSKWTRLRSGVDDRLVVWDVAVLAAEEYWHQLRSAVAGALEDERDAVVFLHGYRTTFRDAARRAAQLGVDLGISGVMAFYSWPSKGKVLGYGADVASVEASENSIADYLTRVARDSSAKKVHIIAHSMGNRALLRAVNRIASTAGTASGVRFSQIVIAAADVDTGLFENLSAAYALVSERTTMYVCPRDVALGLSRFLHQPRELASRRR, from the coding sequence ATGGATGAAAGCATTCGGCACCTCTTCGACAACCGTCCAATCCACGTAGTCCAGACGCTCAGTGGAACCTACGGCGTATCGGCGACTGCGTGGCTGTCAAGTCAGACACGAAACGGCCTCGAGACCGTACTCGTCGAGGCACGCCTGCCGCCGGACCTCGAAGTGGAGAGAACCATCGAGCCTCCCTTCGGGTCCACTTTGATCGCTCGCCACTTTGTTCAAGGTCCAGCCGACTCTCGCTATACCGTTCGAACTGAACTCAGTCAGGACGGAATCAACGTCCCGTACCAATTCAGTGAGGTTGGAATCCTCGGCGCGAAGGAAGAGGCCGAGCACTTCTCCAAAATCGTTGGCGACGACGCGCCGGTTCGTTGGAAGATGGAGGTATCGAACATATCGGGGCGGATCCCGCACGAACTTCCCAGAGGGGGAGAACGGCTTCAAGCGGAGAAGGGTCGCTCCCATGTGCAGAGGGAGATTCGAGACTACACGGTATGGTTTGGAACGAATCGGACGCCAATTCTAAGGGCCGGGACCGTCGTAGATTTCGGAACGAATCGAAGTGACGTGGTCCGCTTGGGAACTTGTCGAGTGTCAATTCCGAAGAGTCACCAACTAGGGTCGATCGGGAGCAGCAAATGGACGCGGCTGCGGTCTGGGGTAGATGACCGACTCGTCGTCTGGGACGTGGCTGTGTTAGCGGCAGAAGAATATTGGCACCAACTGCGCTCGGCTGTGGCAGGCGCACTCGAAGATGAGCGCGACGCCGTGGTCTTCTTGCACGGATATCGAACGACGTTTAGGGATGCGGCCAGGCGCGCGGCCCAACTGGGCGTTGATCTTGGAATTTCAGGAGTGATGGCTTTCTACAGTTGGCCATCGAAGGGTAAAGTCCTTGGCTACGGCGCGGACGTTGCCAGTGTTGAGGCCAGCGAGAACTCGATTGCCGACTATCTGACTAGAGTCGCAAGGGACTCGAGCGCGAAGAAAGTTCACATAATCGCGCATAGCATGGGCAATCGGGCGCTCTTGAGAGCAGTCAACAGAATCGCTTCAACTGCTGGAACAGCGTCAGGAGTGCGATTTAGCCAAATTGTCATCGCGGCCGCAGATGTGGATACTGGCCTGTTCGAGAATCTGAGTGCGGCGTATGCTCTGGTGTCCGAGAGGACCACGATGTACGTGTGTCCTAGGGACGTGGCGCTCGGTCTCTCACGATTTCTTCACCAGCCCCGCGAGCTGGCTTCACGCCGCCGGTAA